One Saccharopolyspora erythraea NRRL 2338 genomic region harbors:
- a CDS encoding glycoside hydrolase family 3 protein, with translation MAVVSASLTAIGNAAPAGDAHSWATRTMRGMTLEEKVGQLFVTYAYGRTADTPHQANRDEFGVATPAEVVQKYHLGGIIHFNWTDSIYEPKQIAELSNGLQRAAVTSGAKIPLLISTDQEQGQITRIKEPATQLPGNMALGAGRSPADAERAAVITGQELRAMGLAQNFAPSGDVNVNPANPVIGVRSFSSDPALAAELTAAQVRGYQGYGAVTASVKHFPGHGDTNQDSHEELPVIEHDRQQWEALDAPPFRAAIDAGTDTVMSAHIVVPKLDDSGEPSTLSRNVLTGMLREELGFRGVVVTDSLQMEGVRHKHPDAEIPVLALEAGADQLLMPQHLQVAIDGVIGAVRSGRLTEKRIDQSVERILRMKAGRGVIDRPFVDVSKVDRIVGSPRNLEAAQKITDRTTTLLRNDAAVLPLRQPPGRVLVTGAGASPTKALAGSITARGSQATALETGMKPTPQQIDQAVQAAGQNDLTVVLTNAAWNEANASQRDLVRALQRSGKPVVAVAVRDPYDAAHVDEVPTWLTTYSDKAVAMESLARTLFGEIAPVGKLPVPVPDPTRPGTDRYPFGHGLSW, from the coding sequence GTGGCCGTCGTATCCGCCAGCCTGACCGCCATCGGCAACGCCGCCCCGGCCGGTGACGCCCACTCGTGGGCCACTCGCACCATGCGCGGCATGACGCTGGAGGAGAAGGTCGGCCAGCTCTTCGTCACCTACGCCTACGGCCGCACCGCCGACACCCCGCACCAGGCCAACCGGGACGAGTTCGGCGTCGCCACCCCCGCCGAGGTGGTGCAGAAGTACCACCTGGGCGGCATCATCCACTTCAACTGGACAGACAGCATCTACGAGCCGAAGCAGATCGCCGAGCTGTCCAACGGCCTGCAGCGGGCCGCGGTGACCTCGGGCGCGAAGATCCCGCTGCTGATCTCCACCGACCAGGAGCAGGGCCAGATCACCCGGATCAAGGAGCCCGCCACGCAGCTGCCCGGCAACATGGCGCTGGGCGCCGGGCGCTCGCCCGCCGACGCCGAGCGCGCGGCGGTGATCACGGGTCAGGAGCTGCGGGCGATGGGCCTGGCGCAGAACTTCGCGCCGAGCGGCGACGTCAACGTCAACCCCGCGAACCCGGTCATCGGTGTCCGCTCGTTCTCCTCCGACCCCGCGCTGGCCGCCGAGCTGACCGCGGCGCAGGTCCGCGGCTACCAGGGCTACGGCGCCGTCACCGCCTCGGTCAAGCACTTCCCCGGTCACGGCGACACCAACCAGGACAGCCACGAGGAGCTGCCGGTCATCGAGCACGACCGCCAGCAGTGGGAGGCCCTCGACGCGCCGCCGTTCCGCGCCGCGATCGACGCGGGCACCGACACCGTGATGAGCGCGCACATCGTCGTGCCGAAGCTCGACGACTCCGGTGAGCCGTCGACGCTCTCGCGCAACGTGCTCACCGGGATGCTTCGCGAGGAGCTGGGCTTCCGGGGCGTGGTCGTCACCGACTCGCTGCAGATGGAGGGCGTGCGGCACAAGCACCCCGACGCCGAGATCCCGGTGCTGGCGCTGGAGGCCGGTGCCGACCAGCTGCTGATGCCGCAGCACCTGCAGGTCGCCATCGACGGCGTGATCGGCGCGGTGCGCTCCGGCAGGCTCACCGAGAAGCGGATCGACCAGAGCGTGGAGCGCATCCTGCGGATGAAGGCGGGGCGCGGCGTGATCGACCGGCCCTTCGTCGACGTGTCCAAGGTGGACCGGATCGTCGGGTCGCCGCGCAACCTCGAAGCCGCGCAGAAGATCACCGACCGCACCACGACGCTGCTGCGCAACGACGCGGCTGTGCTGCCGTTGCGGCAGCCACCGGGCCGGGTGCTGGTGACCGGTGCGGGCGCGAGCCCGACCAAGGCGCTGGCGGGCAGCATCACCGCGCGCGGTTCGCAGGCGACCGCGCTGGAGACCGGTATGAAGCCGACACCGCAGCAGATCGACCAGGCTGTCCAGGCGGCCGGGCAGAACGACCTGACCGTGGTGCTGACCAACGCCGCGTGGAACGAGGCCAACGCGTCGCAGCGCGACCTGGTGCGCGCATTGCAGCGAAGCGGTAAACCGGTGGTGGCGGTCGCGGTCCGCGACCCCTACGACGCCGCCCACGTGGACGAGGTCCCGACCTGGCTGACGACCTACTCGGACAAGGCGGTGGCGATGGAGTCGCTGGCCAGGACGCTGTTCGGGGAGATCGCGCCGGTCGGCAAGCTGCCGGTCCCGGTGCCCGACCCGACCAGGCCGGGAACCGACCGCTACCCGTTCGGGCACGGTCTGAGCTGGTAA
- a CDS encoding Rv3654c family TadE-like protein, giving the protein MTTRASLAGDRGAATVFSALLSIALVAVLALALQLASGVVTRHRAEGAADLAALAAAAHVVQGPEFACGRADWVARGMDIAITSCRLEGANARIEARADSPVLGSFAVITARAHAGSAGG; this is encoded by the coding sequence GTGACGACACGTGCCTCGCTTGCCGGTGACCGTGGTGCGGCAACGGTGTTCTCCGCACTGCTCTCGATCGCACTGGTCGCCGTGCTGGCGTTGGCGTTGCAGTTGGCCTCCGGTGTTGTCACGCGACACAGAGCGGAGGGGGCTGCTGACCTCGCCGCCTTGGCGGCAGCGGCGCACGTGGTGCAGGGTCCGGAGTTCGCGTGCGGGCGCGCGGACTGGGTGGCGCGGGGTATGGACATCGCGATCACGTCCTGCCGGCTGGAAGGAGCCAACGCGCGCATCGAGGCGCGGGCGGACTCGCCCGTGCTGGGCAGCTTCGCGGTCATCACCGCACGCGCCCATGCCGGATCAGCCGGAGGTTGA
- a CDS encoding bifunctional DNA primase/polymerase: MDWSADEWQDAIGGVRALQAGLLNNRIELRVEAIGFASRGWPVLPGTYPVGTRWIGRDGGEADGPMPVHQDWEERLGTNPDQVAAWWSGRPHSLLLATGTAVNAVEVDAALGYRAAVALRTLGFPVPIVAVPNGRWYFLTSGGDRLAPELADLTEVRLHGAGSWVPMPPTTYPHGAAHWRVKPEVCGWTLPSLDFVQDALVQGLNQDHNVADLVAAGG, translated from the coding sequence ATGGATTGGTCGGCGGATGAGTGGCAGGACGCCATCGGCGGTGTCCGGGCTCTCCAAGCCGGGCTGCTGAACAACCGGATCGAGCTGCGGGTCGAGGCGATCGGCTTCGCTTCGCGCGGCTGGCCGGTGCTGCCCGGGACCTATCCGGTGGGCACTCGGTGGATCGGACGCGACGGCGGCGAAGCCGACGGTCCGATGCCGGTGCACCAGGACTGGGAGGAACGGCTCGGGACCAACCCCGACCAGGTGGCCGCCTGGTGGTCCGGTCGTCCTCACAGCCTGCTGCTCGCGACCGGGACGGCCGTCAACGCCGTCGAGGTCGACGCGGCGCTCGGCTACCGCGCCGCCGTCGCCCTGCGCACGCTGGGATTCCCGGTCCCGATCGTGGCCGTTCCCAACGGGCGCTGGTATTTCCTGACCTCCGGCGGAGATCGGCTGGCCCCCGAACTGGCCGATCTCACCGAGGTCAGGTTGCACGGAGCCGGCAGCTGGGTCCCCATGCCGCCGACCACCTACCCGCACGGTGCGGCGCACTGGCGGGTCAAGCCCGAGGTCTGCGGGTGGACCCTGCCGTCGCTGGACTTCGTGCAGGACGCCCTCGTCCAAGGACTCAACCAGGACCACAACGTGGCTGACCTCGTCGCAGCAGGCGGATGA
- a CDS encoding type II secretion system F family protein: MGSLPARLRAVRIAMARFAASMGGCRWADRFRRRSAKTDPLVLAAGWDLLAAGMRAGLPVPVILRAVAAEFDGAPAGVLDEVARLLALGADAVAAWEPALRHPDTEELARAARRTARTGTGLADVAADLAADARASVGARAQAHAQRATVWVALPLGLCFLPAFLCLGVLPVVAGMLNRIVATW; encoded by the coding sequence GTGGGGTCGCTGCCGGCCCGGTTGCGAGCTGTCCGCATCGCGATGGCCCGGTTCGCCGCCTCGATGGGCGGTTGCAGGTGGGCTGATCGCTTCCGCCGAAGATCTGCGAAGACCGACCCCCTCGTGCTCGCCGCGGGCTGGGACCTGCTCGCTGCCGGGATGCGGGCAGGGCTGCCGGTGCCGGTGATCTTGCGGGCCGTTGCGGCGGAGTTCGACGGCGCCCCGGCGGGTGTGCTCGACGAGGTGGCTCGGCTGCTCGCCCTCGGTGCGGATGCCGTGGCCGCGTGGGAACCCGCGCTGCGACACCCCGATACCGAGGAACTCGCCCGCGCCGCCCGTCGGACGGCGCGGACCGGGACAGGTCTGGCCGACGTGGCGGCCGACCTCGCCGCGGACGCGCGCGCGTCCGTCGGTGCACGGGCTCAAGCCCATGCCCAGCGGGCGACGGTGTGGGTCGCACTGCCGTTGGGTCTGTGCTTCCTGCCCGCGTTCCTGTGCCTCGGTGTCCTTCCGGTGGTCGCAGGAATGCTCAACCGCATTGTCGCAACCTGGTGA
- a CDS encoding type II secretion system F family protein, which produces MLTFLLLALSLLCWPDLRAQRRLGALTSTTSWSSGAMVVRVARIGWIPVAAALGALLAGVGGLFAAVALAVLGRRYVRSRRSFRVGVERSAELSGGIRLLVAGLRAGAHPAVAAEGAAADSAPAISGVFRDLASAAKLGGDIPTVLDNGGHPAELRQPLARLGRAWRLAERHGVALADLLDAVRRDVDHRVAFIRDLESKMAGPRATAAMLAGLPLLGLLLGEAVGAAPLAVLTGQAFGQAVLVVGVALLCAGLFWTLRLTEGAISP; this is translated from the coding sequence GTGCTGACGTTCCTCCTGCTCGCGCTGTCGTTGCTCTGCTGGCCCGATCTGCGGGCGCAGCGAAGGCTTGGCGCGTTGACCTCGACCACCTCGTGGTCATCGGGAGCAATGGTGGTCCGAGTGGCACGGATCGGCTGGATACCGGTCGCCGCCGCGCTCGGAGCCCTCCTCGCAGGTGTCGGCGGCCTGTTCGCGGCCGTGGCGCTGGCCGTTCTCGGACGTCGATACGTGCGGTCCCGGCGGAGCTTCCGCGTCGGGGTGGAGCGGTCTGCCGAACTCTCCGGTGGCATCCGGTTGCTGGTGGCCGGGCTCCGCGCCGGCGCACATCCGGCTGTGGCGGCGGAGGGCGCGGCAGCGGACTCGGCACCTGCGATATCCGGGGTCTTCCGGGACCTGGCGTCCGCGGCGAAGCTCGGCGGTGACATCCCGACGGTGCTCGACAACGGCGGCCACCCCGCCGAGCTCCGGCAACCGCTGGCGCGGCTCGGCCGGGCGTGGAGGCTCGCCGAGCGGCACGGCGTGGCGCTGGCGGACCTGCTGGACGCGGTGCGGCGCGACGTCGACCACCGGGTCGCCTTCATCCGCGATCTCGAGTCGAAGATGGCGGGCCCGCGTGCCACCGCGGCCATGCTCGCCGGCCTGCCCCTGCTCGGCCTGCTCCTGGGCGAAGCGGTCGGTGCGGCACCGCTGGCCGTACTTACCGGGCAGGCATTCGGCCAGGCCGTCCTGGTCGTGGGCGTCGCCCTGTTGTGCGCCGGCCTGTTCTGGACCCTCCGCCTGACGGAGGGAGCGATATCTCCATGA
- a CDS encoding TadE family type IV pilus minor pilin: MAGDRGAVTVEAALGICSLVLVFALGVGGLCAVIGQLRCTDAAVEAARLTARGSQAEAAGAVRRLAPTGATLTVSVTGDQVTAEVRSPLPGGFLPGKWLKSTALAVMEPGAATAAVEPAPAGDVPLAEQVPPVEQVPPEQVPPVGPTPGPSQSEGSNEPTTSRTPNESDTPTKESGSSTSGIATSDVKENDNDAGEIPATTGPLLGRPLSGGDLRPASSAAETASPEGGVP, translated from the coding sequence TTGGCTGGCGATCGCGGGGCCGTGACGGTCGAGGCGGCACTCGGCATTTGTTCGCTCGTGCTGGTGTTCGCGCTCGGGGTCGGTGGGTTGTGCGCGGTGATCGGGCAGCTCCGCTGCACGGACGCCGCGGTGGAGGCCGCGCGGCTGACCGCGCGCGGCAGCCAGGCCGAGGCCGCAGGCGCGGTGCGACGGTTGGCGCCGACCGGAGCGACCTTGACCGTCTCGGTGACCGGTGACCAGGTCACTGCCGAGGTGCGGTCGCCGCTGCCCGGCGGGTTCCTGCCCGGCAAGTGGCTGAAGAGCACGGCATTGGCCGTCATGGAACCAGGCGCGGCCACGGCGGCCGTCGAGCCCGCGCCAGCCGGGGACGTCCCGCTGGCCGAGCAGGTCCCGCCAGTCGAGCAAGTCCCGCCCGAGCAAGTCCCGCCAGTAGGCCCGACCCCAGGCCCCAGTCAGTCCGAAGGTTCGAACGAGCCAACCACATCCCGAACGCCGAACGAGTCCGATACGCCCACCAAGGAGTCCGGAAGCTCGACGTCCGGAATCGCCACGTCCGATGTCAAGGAGAACGACAACGATGCGGGTGAAATCCCGGCCACCACCGGCCCGCTTTTGGGCCGACCACTCTCGGGTGGCGATCTGCGGCCAGCGTCCAGTGCCGCGGAAACAGCTTCTCCGGAAGGAGGTGTGCCGTGA
- a CDS encoding TadA family conjugal transfer-associated ATPase, with the protein MNGELIERVRNRLAGSGVPLTSSAVATAVRAEAGGLVGDADVLDRLRQVQREFLGAGALEPLLRDPAVTDVLVTAPDAVWVDQGDGLRRCTETFADEDAVRRLAQRLALASGRRLDDAQPWVDAWLPRATGAVRLHAVLPPVADSTCISLRVLRPAVHGLDSLHGKDMFDAPTAELLRSIIATRLAFLVVGGAGAGKTTLLAAMLGEVSPAERIICVEEASELQPDHPHVVRLLTRPPNIEGAGEIQVRDLVRQALRMRPDRLVVGEVRGGEICELLAALNTGHEGGGGTLHANSPREVPARMEALAALGGLSRAALHSQLAAAVQVVLHVQRTRQGRRLAAVGVPFRVGDHIEVRPAWEQHSGWGPGAEALAAMLSARGGALPC; encoded by the coding sequence ATGAACGGGGAACTGATCGAGCGGGTGCGCAACCGGCTCGCGGGCAGCGGCGTGCCGCTGACGTCGTCCGCGGTGGCCACGGCGGTGCGGGCGGAAGCAGGCGGGCTGGTCGGCGACGCCGACGTGCTCGACCGGCTCCGCCAGGTGCAGCGCGAGTTCCTCGGGGCCGGTGCGCTCGAACCGCTGCTGCGCGACCCGGCGGTCACCGACGTGCTGGTCACCGCGCCCGACGCGGTGTGGGTCGACCAGGGCGATGGACTGCGGCGCTGCACGGAGACCTTCGCCGACGAGGACGCCGTGCGGCGCCTCGCGCAGCGACTGGCACTGGCCAGCGGCCGCAGGCTCGACGACGCGCAACCGTGGGTCGACGCCTGGCTGCCCCGCGCGACCGGCGCCGTCCGGCTGCACGCGGTGCTGCCGCCGGTGGCCGACAGCACCTGCATCTCGCTGCGGGTCCTGCGTCCGGCGGTGCACGGCCTCGACTCCCTGCACGGCAAGGACATGTTCGACGCGCCGACCGCCGAACTGCTGCGCTCGATCATCGCCACCCGGCTGGCCTTCCTCGTCGTCGGAGGTGCGGGAGCGGGCAAGACCACGCTGCTCGCGGCGATGCTCGGGGAGGTCAGCCCCGCCGAGCGCATCATCTGCGTCGAGGAGGCCAGCGAGCTGCAACCCGACCACCCGCACGTGGTTCGCCTGCTGACCCGGCCACCGAACATCGAGGGTGCGGGGGAGATCCAGGTGCGCGATCTCGTGCGCCAGGCCCTCCGGATGCGACCGGACCGCCTGGTCGTCGGCGAGGTGCGCGGCGGCGAGATCTGCGAGCTGCTGGCCGCGCTCAACACCGGGCACGAAGGGGGCGGCGGCACCCTGCACGCGAACTCGCCCCGCGAGGTGCCCGCGCGAATGGAGGCACTGGCCGCGCTCGGCGGTCTCTCCCGTGCCGCGCTGCACAGCCAGCTGGCCGCCGCGGTCCAGGTCGTCCTCCACGTCCAGCGGACGCGGCAGGGCCGCAGGCTGGCCGCGGTGGGCGTGCCGTTCCGCGTGGGCGACCACATCGAGGTCCGCCCGGCGTGGGAGCAGCACTCCGGTTGGGGACCGGGCGCGGAAGCGCTCGCGGCGATGCTCTCCGCGCGGGGAGGTGCGTTGCCGTGCTGA
- a CDS encoding HAD-IB family hydrolase: MLGGVTEPANHPVAPQPRVAAFFDLDKTVIAKSSTLAFSRPFFQEGLINRRAVLKSAYAQFVFMLAGADADQMDRMRAHITSLCTGWDVEQVNAIVEETLHDIVDPLVYKEATQLIAEHKEQGHDIVVLSASGQEVVAPIAKLLGATHSSGTRMVVSDGRYTGEVDFYCSAENKAAAARELAEEYGYDLSQCHAYSDSVTDLPLLESVGHPTVVNPDRGLRKEAVQRGWPTLAFDHPVSLRARIPTPSRAAVTAAGVGMGAVAAAGAAWWGVRYWRRHR; encoded by the coding sequence ATGCTGGGCGGCGTGACAGAGCCCGCGAACCACCCGGTCGCCCCGCAGCCACGTGTGGCAGCGTTCTTCGATCTGGACAAGACGGTCATCGCGAAGTCGAGCACGCTCGCCTTCAGCAGGCCGTTCTTCCAGGAAGGACTGATCAACCGGCGTGCGGTGCTCAAGAGCGCCTACGCCCAGTTCGTGTTCATGCTGGCCGGCGCCGACGCCGACCAGATGGACCGCATGCGCGCGCACATCACCTCGCTGTGCACCGGGTGGGACGTCGAGCAGGTCAACGCCATCGTCGAGGAGACGCTGCACGACATCGTCGACCCGCTGGTCTACAAGGAGGCGACCCAGCTCATCGCCGAGCACAAGGAGCAGGGCCACGACATCGTGGTGCTCTCGGCGTCGGGCCAGGAGGTCGTGGCGCCGATCGCCAAGCTGCTCGGAGCCACGCACTCCTCAGGGACCCGGATGGTGGTCTCCGACGGGCGCTACACCGGCGAGGTCGACTTCTACTGCTCGGCGGAGAACAAGGCCGCCGCCGCCCGCGAGCTGGCCGAGGAGTACGGCTACGACCTCTCGCAGTGCCACGCCTACTCCGACTCGGTGACCGACCTTCCGCTGCTGGAGAGCGTCGGCCACCCGACTGTGGTCAACCCCGACCGGGGCCTGCGCAAGGAGGCGGTACAGCGCGGCTGGCCGACGCTGGCGTTCGACCACCCCGTGTCGCTGCGCGCCCGCATCCCGACGCCGTCGCGCGCGGCCGTGACGGCCGCCGGGGTCGGCATGGGCGCCGTCGCGGCGGCCGGCGCGGCTTGGTGGGGCGTGCGGTACTGGCGTCGCCACCGGTGA
- a CDS encoding DUF4244 domain-containing protein, with product MQSNLIVRSQVSTRTSRSRLLLRRLRFLLRGDDGMSTAEYAIGTLAAAALGAILYTAVNSDTIKGAVTALLERGFAGI from the coding sequence ATGCAGAGCAACCTCATCGTCCGGAGCCAAGTTTCGACGCGCACTTCGCGTTCGCGATTGTTGTTGCGGCGACTCCGCTTTCTGCTGCGGGGCGACGACGGGATGAGCACCGCGGAGTACGCGATCGGCACGCTGGCCGCGGCCGCACTCGGTGCGATCCTTTACACCGCGGTGAACAGCGACACGATCAAAGGGGCCGTAACCGCTTTGCTCGAACGCGGATTCGCGGGTATCTGA
- the ssd gene encoding septum site-determining protein Ssd, translating to MSAATSLPSSTPPTAPAGPRPLLITCDAELAEDVLRLAAAAGCDLDRAPDPLSVGDRWRTAPLVLLDGPAAEAGVANGLPRRPRVLVLARAPGGDLYRAAFHIGAEQEVILPAHEGHLIELLAEAVDRSAPRSGRVLAVIGGSGGAGASVLATGVAVTAARRGQRSLLLDCDPLGGGLDLAVGAESTDGVRWSGLSVSGGRVAAGALHDALPQRRVGSGSLAVLACDRDGPSSGLTPQAVGAVVDAGRRAGQTVVCDLPRHLSEAALAGLRKADLTLVVVAAEVRACAAAARLVAEIRDRTAGRLRLVVRGPASSGLRVSDVGRAVGVEVLTAVRPQTGLSTALDRGGFCATRAGLRRTVERAASEVLRALGRTGTAPEHALVGAA from the coding sequence ATGTCCGCCGCTACCAGCCTGCCGTCTTCCACTCCACCCACCGCCCCCGCAGGCCCACGTCCGCTGCTGATCACCTGCGATGCCGAGCTGGCCGAGGACGTCCTGCGCCTGGCCGCGGCGGCGGGATGCGACCTGGACCGCGCGCCCGACCCGCTGTCGGTCGGGGACCGCTGGCGAACGGCGCCACTGGTGCTGCTGGACGGTCCCGCGGCCGAAGCGGGCGTGGCGAACGGCCTGCCGCGAAGACCACGTGTGCTCGTGCTCGCCCGCGCCCCGGGAGGTGATCTGTACCGCGCCGCCTTCCACATAGGCGCGGAGCAGGAGGTCATCCTGCCCGCGCACGAGGGGCACCTGATCGAGCTGCTCGCAGAGGCGGTCGACCGTTCCGCACCGCGATCGGGGCGGGTGCTCGCCGTCATCGGCGGCAGCGGAGGCGCGGGCGCGTCGGTGCTGGCGACCGGTGTGGCGGTGACGGCGGCGCGGCGCGGCCAGCGCTCGTTGCTGCTGGACTGCGACCCGCTGGGCGGAGGCCTGGACCTGGCGGTCGGCGCGGAGAGCACCGACGGCGTCCGCTGGTCCGGGCTCAGCGTCAGCGGAGGCCGGGTGGCCGCGGGCGCGTTGCACGACGCCCTGCCGCAGCGCCGAGTCGGTTCCGGCTCTCTCGCCGTGCTGGCCTGCGACCGCGACGGCCCGTCTTCCGGGCTGACGCCGCAGGCGGTCGGAGCGGTGGTCGACGCAGGGCGGCGTGCCGGGCAGACCGTGGTGTGCGACCTGCCGAGGCACCTCTCGGAGGCCGCGCTGGCCGGACTGCGGAAGGCCGATCTCACCCTCGTCGTCGTTGCCGCCGAGGTCCGCGCCTGCGCGGCGGCGGCTCGGCTGGTCGCCGAGATCCGCGACCGCACGGCCGGACGGCTGCGACTCGTGGTGCGCGGACCGGCTTCGAGCGGACTGCGCGTGTCCGACGTCGGCCGCGCCGTCGGGGTCGAAGTCCTCACCGCCGTGCGCCCGCAGACCGGCCTGTCCACGGCGCTGGACCGCGGCGGCTTCTGCGCGACACGTGCCGGTCTGCGCCGGACGGTGGAACGAGCCGCTTCCGAGGTGTTGCGGGCGCTCGGGCGGACCGGCACCGCCCCGGAACACGCCCTGGTCGGTGCGGCATGA